The proteins below are encoded in one region of Aspergillus nidulans FGSC A4 chromosome III:
- a CDS encoding uncharacterized protein (transcript_id=CADANIAT00005438), producing the protein MRTRSAPPPKQSASEKQAQPEPSKATMKPSKAFILPTSASSDARFVTLPNPRTGDLTRYFFCPKLGVYEFTVVASQSPRSILYTSKSVSGKPQGSISKTAELLVATPIDILFFAIPLLCSVSSSNEGKRLFQPLDDIIDSHDDLPEHLRYILYNDTFRSTLLRRVEAVCDSVEAGDERVFRVSETKLLQELLAKAERMAVQGLPKSLEERFVKQALAVPLVSVTRTDVATSSAPAKEDHNGIESQESNDTQSTSATTSNSSVSRTSTPAESAPTPATEELPEQQACPDSIVRLQRLSVALAFLKTSYISAAVCAKIDELLSAPASPIDFKPLHDYLKHLADLRAEALASRSLGDFSRKRNVEDDDVVESRAEKKRRTEEEEKKKKASESRGVRELKKVNTSGMKKMSDFFGKAAPKKKS; encoded by the coding sequence ATGCGGACACGGTCTGCCCCTCCCCCGAAGCAATCGGCATCCGAGAAACAAGCCCAGCCTGAGCCGTCAAAAGCGACCATGAAGCCCAGCAAAGCCTTCATCCTCCCTACTTCTGCCAGCTCAGACGCCAGATTCGTTACCCTACCAAATCCGCGAACGGGAGATCTGACGCGCTACTTCTTCTGCCCTAAGCTCGGAGTGTACGAGTTTACGGTTGTCGCATCACAATCCCCACGGAGTATTCTATACACTAGCAAGAGTGTTAGCGGAAAGCCACAAGGATCAATATCAAAGACAGCAGAGCTTCTGGTTGCTACACCGATTGACATTCTATTCTTTGCAATTCCCCTGCTATGCTCGGTGTCGTCGTCTAACGAGGGGAAGAGGCTGTTCCAGCCATTGGACGATATCATCGACTCCCACGACGACTTGCCCGAGCATCTGCGATATATCTTGTACAATGACACCTTCAGAAGCACACTTCTCCGTCGGGTTGAGGCCGTATGCGACTCTGTTGAAGCGGGCGACGAGAGAGTGTTCCGAGTTAGCGAAACCAAACTCCTACAGGAATTACTCGCCAAAGCAGAGCGGATGGCTGTGCAAGGCCTGCCAAAAAGTTTAGAGGAACGGTTTGTCAAGCAGGCGCTTGCTGTACCTCTGGTATCTGTTACCAGGACTGATGTTGCCACCTCTTCCGCGCCGGCAAAAGAGGACCACAATGGAATTGAGTCTCAAGAAAGCAACGACACGCAATCTACATCGGCAACTACTTCAAACAGCTCAGTCTCGCGCACATCAACTCCAGCTGAGTCAGCCCCAACACCGGCCACTGAAGAACTCCCAGAGCAACAAGCCTGCCCGGACTCGATAGTTCGACTTCAAAGACTCTCAGTAGCTTTGGCTTTCCTGAAAACCTCTTACATTTCTGCGGCTGTGTGCGCGAAAATCGACGAGCTCCTCTCTGCACCAGCGTCACCCATTGACTTCAAACCGCTGCATGATTATCTCAAACACCTAGCTGATCTGCGCGCTGAAGCACTGGCTTCTCGATCTCTAGGGGATTTCAGTCGCAAACGCAACgtggaggatgacgatgtcgTTGAGTCGCGCGCTGAAAAGAAACGTCGcacggaagaggaagaaaaaaagaagaaagctagCGAGTCAAGGGGTGTCAGGGAACTGAAAAAGGTTAACACGAGTggaatgaagaagatgagtgACTTCTTTGGGAAGGCTGCTCCTAAGAAGAAGTCATAG
- a CDS encoding galactokinase galE (transcript_id=CADANIAT00005439), producing the protein MATPQELVPRTESIAEVYATDNASATTASPEHVKRFNNLVSHFHKQYNHSPDFVARSPGRVNIIGEHIDYNLYDVLPTAVSVDVIIAVKVVPTESSESAVKIANVLPDKFPTREFSVPKDSDVEIDPKKHEWVNYFKAGLVGALKVLRKGAADGSFAPASMEVLVDGNVPPGGGISSSAAFVCSSALAVMKANNHDVSKQDLLDLAVVSERAVGVYSGGMDQAASIFSRRGYLLYTQFFPNFSVQHVAIPKAAEEITFLMAQSFVTSNKAETAPRHYNLRVAECTLASVVLAKANGLTLPKDNSSLGYSLRTFHNELMRKEGRLGDPLEYQIDSVIQATLDILTQEQGYTREEIAQLLSISVPELETTYLSSFPVQAERFLLRQRALHCFKEARRVLDFKACLANASTLDDKRIHYLGQLLNESQDSCRDVYECSAPQVDEICNIARKAGTWGSRLTGAGWGGCTVHMLPQSKVEAVTKALTEEYYLKYFPDISEEKLKEAMVISKPSNGSFLITGAAISQVDV; encoded by the exons ATGGCGACCCCGCAGGAACTTGTCCCTCGAACTGAATCCATCGCTGAGGTTTATGCCACTGACAATGCCTCTGCTACTACTGCCTCACCAGAACATGTCAAGCGGTTCAACAATCTAGTTTCTCACTTCCACAAGCAATATAACCACTCCCCCGATTTCGTTGCCCGCAGCCCCGGCCGCGTGAACATCATTGGAGAGCACATCGACTACAACCTGTACGATGTCCTCCCTACAGCAGTGAGCGTCGACGTGATTATCGCCGTCAAGGTCGTTCCCACAGAGAGCTCAGAATCGGCTGTAAAGATTGCCAATGTTCTGCCTGACAAGTTTCCGACGCGTGAGTTCTCTGTGCCCAAGGACTCGGACGTCGAAATCGACCCCAAGAAACATGAATGGGTGAACTACTTTAAGGCTGGGTTAGTTGGTGCACTTAAAGTTTTGCGCAAGGGTGCTGCAGATGGTTCGTTTGCTCCGGCCAGTATGGAAGTGCTAGTCGACGGGAACGTTCCTCCTGGTGGTGGTATCTCCAGCAGTGCAGCTTTTGTGTGCTCCAGTGCGCTGGCCGTCATGAAGGCAAACAACCACGATGTCTCAAAGCAGGACTTGCTTGATCTAGCTGTCGTCTCGGAGCGTGCTGTCGGTGTCTATTCTGGAGG CATGGATCAAGCAGcgtccatcttctcccgccGCGGATACCTCCTCTACACCCAGTTTTTCCCCAACTTCTCTGTTCAGCACGTTGCCATTCCCAAGGCTGCGGAGGAAATCACTTTCCTCATGGCCCAGAGCTTCGTTACCTCCAACAAAGCTGAGACGGCGCCGCGCCACTACAATCTCCGCGTCGCAGAGTGTACGCTCGCCTCGGTCGTTCTCGCCAAAGCGAACGGTCTCACCCTTCCCAAGGACAACAGTTCCCTTGGATACAGCCTTCGCACCTTCCACAACGAACTTATGCGAAAAGAAGGCCGTCTTGGGGACCCGCTCGAGTACCAAATCGACTCTGTCATCCAGGCCACTCTCGATATTCTCACTCAGGAGCAGGGCTACACGCGCGAGGAGATCGCTCAGCTTCTGTCCATCTCCGTACCCGAGCTTGAAACCACGtacctctcctccttccccgtCCAAGCGGAgcgcttcctcctccgccagcgaGCCCTGCATTGCTTCAAGGAAGCCCGACGCGTCCTTGACTTCAAGGCTTGCCTCGCGAACGCATCAACCTTGGATGACAAGCGCATTCACTACCTTGGTCAACTGCTCAATGAGTCTCAAGATTCGTGTCGCGACGTCTACGAGTGCTCCGCACCCCAAGTTGACGAGATCTGCAACATCGCACGCAAGGCAGGAACATGGGGCAGTCGGCTGACTGGTGCCGGGTGGGGAGGGTGCACTGTTCACATGCTGCCGCAGTCAAAAGTTGAGGCTGTAACAAAGGCGCTGACGGAGGAGTACTATCTGAAGTATTTCCCAGATATTagcgaggagaagctgaaggaggcAATGGTCATCTCTAAGCCGTCTAACGGGTCTTTCTT GATTACGGGAGCTGCAATTTCTCAGGTTGATGTTTGA